Proteins encoded by one window of Streptosporangiales bacterium:
- a CDS encoding sensor histidine kinase, whose translation MIMNSGHDSYSAVDIGFAHPALLYRDSAEFVERTGQLVADAVQASRPVLVALPSTNLSLLRASLGGDAQWVRWIDMSEAGGNPGRLLPAVLGAFADRHVNRHVVMIGEPIWDGRRAREYGAAVQHEALINLAFSNRRVTVVCPYATSKLSPATIVDAARTHPELIEAGRLSRSTSYGDPASVAAAAVGPLPDPPGDAAVLVIFDGHDLAKSRTFTKHHGRELGLYGRRLEDLELAVHEAVVNTITHAPGPGTLRMWRRGGSVVCEIHDRGRIDDPLVGRHAPGMDDEHGHGLPMIHQLCDLVHLQTDAVGTVLQLYMDIPQAVTRLE comes from the coding sequence GTGATCATGAACAGCGGGCACGACTCGTACTCGGCCGTCGATATCGGTTTCGCCCATCCCGCGTTGTTGTATCGCGATTCGGCTGAGTTCGTCGAACGTACCGGCCAGTTGGTCGCGGATGCAGTGCAGGCCAGTCGTCCTGTGCTCGTCGCGCTCCCATCGACCAACCTGAGCTTGCTCCGGGCGAGTTTGGGTGGTGACGCACAGTGGGTGCGCTGGATAGACATGTCAGAGGCGGGTGGCAACCCTGGGCGGCTCTTGCCTGCCGTTCTCGGCGCGTTCGCCGACCGTCACGTGAACCGTCATGTCGTGATGATCGGTGAGCCGATCTGGGATGGTCGACGGGCCCGCGAGTATGGGGCCGCGGTTCAGCACGAGGCGCTCATCAACCTTGCGTTCTCGAACAGGCGGGTGACCGTTGTCTGTCCCTATGCCACGAGCAAGCTGAGCCCGGCCACGATCGTCGACGCGGCCCGCACCCACCCGGAGCTCATCGAAGCAGGGAGGCTCAGCAGAAGCACCAGCTACGGCGATCCCGCGAGCGTGGCCGCCGCAGCCGTCGGGCCGTTGCCCGACCCACCTGGAGACGCCGCCGTACTCGTGATCTTCGACGGCCATGACTTGGCAAAGAGCCGTACGTTCACTAAACACCACGGCCGGGAGCTTGGACTGTACGGACGTCGGCTGGAAGACCTAGAGCTCGCGGTGCATGAGGCCGTCGTCAACACCATCACCCATGCGCCCGGCCCTGGCACCCTCCGGATGTGGCGCCGGGGCGGCAGCGTCGTCTGCGAGATCCACGACCGTGGCCGCATCGACGATCCTCTGGTCGGTCGCCACGCACCTGGCATGGACGATGAGCACGGCCATGGTCTGCCGATGATCCACCAGCTGTGCGACCTGGTACATCTGCAGACGGATGCGGTCGGCACAGTCCTGCAGCTGTACATGGACATCCCGCAAGCTGTGACGCGTCTTGAGTGA